From Zalophus californianus isolate mZalCal1 chromosome 16, mZalCal1.pri.v2, whole genome shotgun sequence, one genomic window encodes:
- the ORMDL3 gene encoding ORM1-like protein 3: MNVGTAHSEVNPNTRVMNSRGIWLSYVLAIGLLHVVLLSIPFVSVPVVWTLTNLIHNMGMYIFLHTVKGTPFETPDQGKARLLTHWEQMDYGVQFTASRKFLTITPIVLYFLTSFYTKYDQIHFILNTVSLMSVLIPKLPQLHGVRIFGINKY; encoded by the exons ATGAATGTGGGCACGGCGCACAGTGAGGTGAACCCCAACACGCGGGTGATGAACAGCCGCGGCATCTGGCTGTCCTACGTGCTGGCCATCGGGCTTCTCCATGTCGTGCTGCTCAGCATCCCCTTTGTCAGCGTCCCTGTTGTCTGGACCCTCACCAACCTCATCCACAACATG GGCATGTACATCTTCCTGCACACGGTGAAGGGGACACCCTTTGAGACTCCGGACCAGGGCAAGGCGAGGTTGCTAACCCACTGGGAGCAGATGGACTATGGGGTCCAGTTCACAGCGTCTCGGAAGTTCTTAACCATCACACCCATCGTGCT GTACTTCCTCACCAGCTTCTATACCAAGTATGACCAGATCCATTTCATCCTCAACACTGTGTCCTTGATGAGTGTGCTCATCCCCAAGCTGCCCCAGCTCCACGGAGTCCGGATTTTTGGAATCAATAAGTACTGA